In Streptomyces rapamycinicus NRRL 5491, the genomic stretch TGGCGGCGGACAGCGGCCGGGAGCTGTGGCAGCGGGCGACGGAGACGGAGAGCCTGTCCGAGCCGGTGCTGTCCCAGCGGTACGGGCAGCTGTACTTCGCCAACCGCTTCGGCCGTCTGCTCGCGCTGGACGTGGACGACGGCAAGGAGGTGTGGCGCACGGCCGCGCTGAACGACCCCGGGACGGCGGCGCAGGACGCGGAGCCGAGGGTGATGCTCGTCAAGGACGCGATCGTGGCGACGGCCGGGGACACGGCGTTCTCCGTACGGCCGGACCGTCCGTCGGTTCATCCATCGGTCCAGCCGTCGTCCTGAGCGGCGCGCTCACATCCCCACGAGTTCGTCCAGGACGTCCGTCATCGTGACGAAGCCCAGGACCGCATCGGTGTCTGACGTCACGGCGGCCAGGTGGGCGCCGGTGGCGCGCATGGTGGTGAGGGTGTCGTCCAGCGGGGTGTCGGCGGGCACGCGGGGGACGGTGTGGACGGCGGTGCGGGGGAAGGGGCGGTCCCGGTCGGCGATGCCGAGGGTGTCCTTGATGTGCAGATAGCCCAGGATGGCGCCGCCGGGTCCGGTGACCGGGAGGCGGGAGCAGCCGGAGGCGGCCGCCGTGCGTTCCAGTTGGGCGGGGGTGACGCGCTGGTCGACGGTGACCATCTCGTCGAGGGGGACGAGGATGTCGCCGACCCGCCGGGTGCCCAGCTCCAGGGCGTCGCGCAGCCGCTCGCCGCCGGACTTGTCGAGCAGCCCGGCGTCGCTGGAGTCCCGTACCAGCCGGATGAGTTCGTCGTCCGTGAAGACCGACTCGACCTCGTCCTTGGGCTCGACCTTCAGCAGCCTCAGCAGCGCGTTGGCGAACGCGTTCACGCCGAAGACGAAGGGGCGCAGGAGGCGGGTGAGGGCCACCAGCGGCGGGCCGAGGAGGAGCGCGGTGCGCTCGGGCGCGGCGAGGGCGATGTTCTTGGGGACCATCTCGCCGATGAGCATGTGCAGATACGTGGCCACCGTGAGCGCGATGACGAACGCGATCGGATGCACCAGTGCGTGCGGGACGTGAACGGCGTCGAAGCCGGGCTCCAGCAGATGGGCGATGGCCGGTTCGGCGACCGCGCCCAGCACGAGGGAGGAGATGGTGATGCCGAGCTGGGCGGTGGCCATCAGCGCGGACAGGTGCTCCAGCGCCCACAGCACACCGCGCGCCCGCTTCTCCCCCGCCTGCGCGCGCGGTTCGATCTGGCTGCGGCGCACGGAGATCAGGGCGAATTCGGCGCCGACGAAGAAGGCGTTGGTGAGGAGGGTGAGGGCGCCGATGGTGAGCTGGACGACGGTCATCGGGCGGCCTCGGGGGGCTCGGTGGTCCGGACGGCCTCGCGGGACTCAGTCGTCCCGACGGCCTCGCGGGACTCAGTCGTCCCGACGGCCTCGGGGGACTCGTTGGTGTGGACCGCCTCGGCGGCCTCCGTGATCCGTACGCGGTCGGCGCGGTGGTGGTCCACCTTCAGGACCGTGAGCTGCCAGCCATCGTCCGTCTCGAAGGTGTCCCCGGCCGCCGGGATGCGCCCCAGGGCGGTGGCCAGGAGACCCGCGACGGTTTCGTACGGGCCCTCGGGGCCGGTCAGGCCGATACCGGTGAGTTCGTCCAGCCGTACGCCGCCGTCCGCCTCCCAGGCGCCGGGGCCGAGGGGCATCAGGCCCGGGGTCTCGTCGGTGTCGTGTTCGTCGCGGACGTCGCCGACGATCTCCTCGACGATGTCCTCCAGGGTGGCGATGCCCGCGGTGCCCCCGTACTCGTCGATGACGACGGCCATGGTGTGCGCGCGGCGCAGCCGGTCCAGCAGCCGGTCCACCGGGAGGCTGTCGGGCACCAGGAGCGGGGGCGTGGCCAGGTCGGTGACGGGGGTGGTGGCACGGCGGGCGGCGTCCAGGGCGAGGACGTCGCGGATGTGCACGGTGCCGACCACCTCGTCCAGGGTGTCGCGGTAGACGGGGAAGCGGGACCGCCCGGTGGCCAGGGTGAGGTTGGCCGCGTCGGCGGCGGTGGCGTGGGCCTCCAGCGCCTGGACGTCCACGCGCGGGGTCATCACGTTCTCCGCGATCAGCTCGCCCAGGTGGAGCGTGCGGACGAACAGCTCGGCCGCGTCCTGCTCCAGCGCGCCCTCGGCGGCCGAGTGGCGGGCCAGCGCGACCAGCTCGTCCGGCGTACGGGCGGAGGCGAGCTCCTCGGCGGGCTCCAGGCCCATGCGGCGCACCAGGCGGTTGGCCGTGTTGTTGAGGTGGTGGATCAGCGGGGCGAAGGCGGCGGTGAAGGCGCGCTGCGGGGAGGCGACGGCCTTGGCCACGTGCAGGGGGCGGGAGATGGCCCAGTTCTTGGGCACCAGCTCCCCGGCGACCATCAGCACCACCGTGGAGACGGCCACGCCCAGCACCACGGCGGCCGTCGACGCCGCGCCCTCGGGCAGGCCGGTCGCGGTGAGCGGGGTTTCGAGGAGGGCGGCCAGCGAGGGCTCGGCGAGCATGCCGATCACCAGGGAGGTGACGGTGATGCCCAGCTGGGCCCCGGAGAGCTGGAACGTCAGCCGGCGCACCGCCGTGAGCGCGCTGTCGGCCCCGCGCTCACCGGCTTCGGCGGCGCGCTCCAGGGCGCCGCGTTCGACGGTGGTGAGGGAGAACTCGGCGGCCACGAAGAGGGCACAGGCAAGGGTGAGGGCCAGCGCGAGGAGAAGCAGCAGGATCTCGGTCACCGTGCCACTCCCGTCTGCCCGATAAGGGGTGCTCTGGTGCCGGGCGGGCGGGGTGTGGCACGGGTGGTACTGGGAGGTTCGCCCATTGCGGGTCCGGTGCTCCTTACGTCGCTGGGAGAGTGCTGGGAGGGCGCTAGTAGGTCAAGTGTCCCCACACCCATAGTAAAGGTACGGTAAAGGGGCGCGCCCGTCGAGCCACCGCTACGACCCGCGCCGAAATCGGCTCCGCGTAACCTGCGGCTTTTCCGCGTTGGCTCGATTGGCCCCGGGGTTGCCTGTCGTCGGCACAGGTTTATCGGCAATACTTCCGGCCGTGGAGCAGAGCACTGGACCGATCATCCCGCCCATGCACACCGCCGGGACGGATCCGGGGTACATCCCCGGCCTGACGTCCCCGCGCCCTGCCGATGAGGAGGAGAACACCCCGGAGGACAAGGCAGCGGCGGAGCAGCCGCCGGAGGAAGTCACCGCCGAGGACGAGCCGGAGCTCGACGAGGAAGAAGGCGTCGAGGTCGAGGCGGAGTCCGACGGCGAAACCGACGCGTCGAAGGACGTCGTCGCGTCCGACGGGGAAGCGGACGACGACGAGGAGGCCGAGGACGCGGACGCGGACGGCGGGGCCGTCTTCGAGGTGTCCGACCGGCGCGGTGCGATACGGGCCGGGCGCCGAGGGGTCACATTCGAACTCGACGGCGAGAAGGCCGAGTTCGGGTGGGACGAGATCGGCGCGGTGGAGGTCGACGCCCCGCGGTTCGGCAAGCGCTTCGGGATCACCGTCTATACGACCAACCGGCGCTGGTACACCGCCGATGTCGAGGCACCGGCCCGCAAACTCCTCAAGGAATGGACGGCGGAGCTGGACGCGGTGCTCGACGCGTATTTCGAGGACTCGGAGGACGGCGAGGCCGAAGCCGAAGCCGCGGCTGAAGCCGAGGGCAAGAAGGCCGACGCGGACACCGGCACCGGCACCGGCTCCAAGGCCGACGAAGCCACGGACACCGACGCCAAGGACACCACCTCGTAGCGGCCGTCCACGCGGGTGGCGGTTCGCCCGATCCCCGCTGCGCACAACCGTATCCGGCGCCGGGAAAACGGTCTAACGTCGGATTTCAGCAGCGGAACAACGGGGGGCTGCCGCATGACACCGGATGATCCTGTGATCGGTCGCATCGGGGTGCTGCTTCTCGGCACCCGTGGTGCCAGTGGTCCCGGCGAGGTCCTGGTGCGCGTCAGGGGCGGCTCGGAGACGTTCCTCGCCTGGTCCTCCGACCCGCTGCCGCAAGGCGCGTCCGTCCTCGTGATCGACTCCCGCGGCTCCCGCCAGGTCGACGTCATCGAGTGGACCGATCCATTGAACGCGTCGTCCGGCCGGGCCGGCGGCGCCGGTTGAGGAGACGAAGGATGTTCGGTTACCGCGTACCCGCACCCGACCAGGCGATGTTGATCTCGGGTGGCAGGCGTGGACAAGGGGGTGCGCCGTTTCGCGTGGTGACCGGGCACGGCAAGTTCGTGCTTCCGGTCATCCGCAAGGTCCGCTTCCTGACGCTGGCGATGTGTGAGGCCGAGGTCGCGGAGAAGTGCGTCAGCCGGCAAGGCATAACGCTGACGGTGCGCGCGGTGATCGCGTTCAAGGTGGGCAATGACACCGAGTCCATCGTCAACGCGGGCCAGCGATTCCTCTCCGACCAGGAGCAGATGGCGGTGCTGACCGGGCGGATCTTCGCGGGTCATCTGCGGGCCATCATCGGCTCGATGACGGTCGAGGAGCTCATCACCGAGCGGCAGAAGCTGGCCACCGAGGTGCTGGACACCTCCAAGGCGGAGATGGCGAAGATCGGTCTGATCGTGGACTCGTTGCAGATCCAGTCGATCGACGACGGCGACACCGGCTATATCGACGCGATGTCCGCCCCGCACAAGGCCGCCATCCAGCGGCAGGCCCAGATCGCCCAGGCGCAGGCCAGCCAGGCGTCGGCCGAGGCGGAGCAGGAGGCGGCGCGCAACCAGGCCGAGTACGCGCGGCAGACGGCGGTGGTACAGGCCCAGTACAACGCCGAGGTGGACCGCGCCCAGGCGCAGGCCGCCCAGGCCGGACCGCTGGCGGAGGCGCACGCCCAGCAGGAAGTGCTCTCCGCGCGCACCGAGTTGGCCCAGCGGGCGGCCGATCTGCGGCAGCAGCAGCTGGTGGCCGAGATCGTGAAACCCGCGGAGGCGGAGGCCGAGCGGATCCGGGTGGTGGCGCTGGCCGAGGCGGAGCGGATGAAGATCCAGGCCGAGGCGGCGGCCTCACACGGCCGGGTCGCGCTCGACCGCATGCTGATCGACCAACTGCCGCAGATCGTCAAGGAGGCCGCCTCCGGGCTCTCCGGCGCGAACGTCAACGTCCTCAACGGGGCGGACGGGCTGGGCGAGATCGCGGCGGGCCTGGTCGGGCAGGGGCTGACCATCCTGGACGCGGTACGGCGCAACATGGGCGCCCCGGGCACGGAGGACGAGCCGAAGCGGCGGAGCGGGACGGACGACGGGGCGGTCGAGGTTCGTTAGGGGAGCGTCGTGTCCGGCGGATCTTGACGCCTGCGGCGGGCCGCGTTCCCCTCCCCGCCCCTTCCCACGCAGCGTCGATTCGCGGCTCCGCGGCGTCGGGGCTCCGCCGCGTGGCGGGGCTCTCCGCCCCAGACTCCGGGGTCCAGGGGCGGGAGCCCCTGGTAACGGGAAGGGGCGGGTAGGGGAAAGCCTCGTCGTGCGACTCCGGCACGTGGTGGGGCTCCGCCCCCTGACCCAGGACACGGGTCCAGGGGCGAAGCCCCTGCCACGCGCCGGACACCCCGTAGGCGCCCCGGGCCCGTCCGGGCGTTGCTACCGTGAGAAACCCCAGTCAGCCGAGAGGGCCGAGGAACGTGACCAGTGACCGCCCGCACCGCGTCAGCGTCGCCGGAGTCATCGTGGACGAGCGCGGCCGGGCGCTGCTGATCAAGCGACGCGACGGCAGCACCTGGGAACCGCCGGGCGGCGCGCTCGACCCCGACGCCACCATCCCGGACGCCCTGCAGCGCGAGATCCTCGAGGAGACGGGCGTCAAGATCGCGCTCCCGGCCGCGCTCACCGGGGTCTACAAGGACATGACGGACCTCACCGTCTCCCTCGTCTTCCGCTGCGAGGCCCTCGACGGCACCCCCGCCACCGGCCCCCGCACCCGCGCCTGGCGCTGGGCCACCCGCGCCGAGGTCCCCGATCTCGCCGACGAGGCGTACG encodes the following:
- a CDS encoding hemolysin family protein, whose translation is MTVVQLTIGALTLLTNAFFVGAEFALISVRRSQIEPRAQAGEKRARGVLWALEHLSALMATAQLGITISSLVLGAVAEPAIAHLLEPGFDAVHVPHALVHPIAFVIALTVATYLHMLIGEMVPKNIALAAPERTALLLGPPLVALTRLLRPFVFGVNAFANALLRLLKVEPKDEVESVFTDDELIRLVRDSSDAGLLDKSGGERLRDALELGTRRVGDILVPLDEMVTVDQRVTPAQLERTAAASGCSRLPVTGPGGAILGYLHIKDTLGIADRDRPFPRTAVHTVPRVPADTPLDDTLTTMRATGAHLAAVTSDTDAVLGFVTMTDVLDELVGM
- a CDS encoding SPFH domain-containing protein translates to MFGYRVPAPDQAMLISGGRRGQGGAPFRVVTGHGKFVLPVIRKVRFLTLAMCEAEVAEKCVSRQGITLTVRAVIAFKVGNDTESIVNAGQRFLSDQEQMAVLTGRIFAGHLRAIIGSMTVEELITERQKLATEVLDTSKAEMAKIGLIVDSLQIQSIDDGDTGYIDAMSAPHKAAIQRQAQIAQAQASQASAEAEQEAARNQAEYARQTAVVQAQYNAEVDRAQAQAAQAGPLAEAHAQQEVLSARTELAQRAADLRQQQLVAEIVKPAEAEAERIRVVALAEAERMKIQAEAAASHGRVALDRMLIDQLPQIVKEAASGLSGANVNVLNGADGLGEIAAGLVGQGLTILDAVRRNMGAPGTEDEPKRRSGTDDGAVEVR
- a CDS encoding hemolysin family protein; translated protein: MTEILLLLLALALTLACALFVAAEFSLTTVERGALERAAEAGERGADSALTAVRRLTFQLSGAQLGITVTSLVIGMLAEPSLAALLETPLTATGLPEGAASTAAVVLGVAVSTVVLMVAGELVPKNWAISRPLHVAKAVASPQRAFTAAFAPLIHHLNNTANRLVRRMGLEPAEELASARTPDELVALARHSAAEGALEQDAAELFVRTLHLGELIAENVMTPRVDVQALEAHATAADAANLTLATGRSRFPVYRDTLDEVVGTVHIRDVLALDAARRATTPVTDLATPPLLVPDSLPVDRLLDRLRRAHTMAVVIDEYGGTAGIATLEDIVEEIVGDVRDEHDTDETPGLMPLGPGAWEADGGVRLDELTGIGLTGPEGPYETVAGLLATALGRIPAAGDTFETDDGWQLTVLKVDHHRADRVRITEAAEAVHTNESPEAVGTTESREAVGTTESREAVRTTEPPEAAR
- a CDS encoding NUDIX hydrolase, which gives rise to MTSDRPHRVSVAGVIVDERGRALLIKRRDGSTWEPPGGALDPDATIPDALQREILEETGVKIALPAALTGVYKDMTDLTVSLVFRCEALDGTPATGPRTRAWRWATRAEVPDLADEAYAVRVLDALDTATPPAVRAHDGVTLV